The following is a genomic window from Synechococcus sp. JA-2-3B'a(2-13).
TCGGCTGACCAAAGGTTTGTCCCGTTTCCGCCAAAACCTTCAGCTTGCCGAGCACCGCCTCCAGCACCGATTCCACGTTGAAGTCGGATCCCATCTCCGTTGACTAGCCCACCAGACGCTCGGGCAAATGGCGCGCAGTACCTTCCCAGGCTAGTGCAGCCACGCCCAAGAGAGAAAGCCCAAGAAACTCCCCTAATCTTCGTCCGGCGAGCCGGAATAGAGATCTTCCAAACGGCTGCGAGCTTCTTCCAAGCTGGCCGAGCGAATCACCAGTAGAGGCTCCTCGGTGAGGTTGCCATCTTCATCCAGCAGCTCTGGGTGAGGGATCCGCTTGCGGGCACGACGAGGAGAGGCCTTGCGCTCTTCCACGCCCAACGTGATGACATTGGCAACCAAGTTGCGCAGGGCCAAAAAGGCAATGGCCACAAAAGCGATGAGGTAGAGAATCTGCAGCATTACAGGTCGGGGGAGGGGTGAATCTGGCGAAATTGACGGCCCAATTCGGCACATTTCATCAGCAGGCGATGCCATTTTGCCATCAGCCCAGGGTCGATGCCAACCTCTTGATCAGAGGCCTGATAAAGCGCTTTGGCTACCTGTAGCTCCGCCTGGGCAGCCAAAACCTCTTCCAGCAAGGACTGCTGCTCTTCTGGGCTGATCAATTCCAGGGTCTCTTCCTGCAAAAAGCGGCGAGAACGCTCAAACCAGTAGCGGTAGTCCTCCAACAGTGGCCCCAGAATCTCTCGCAACAGCTCAGATTTGCTCATGGCCTGGGATCCCTCCACAACTGGTTTGGATGAAAAAATCTTAGCAGAACTTAACCTTCTCTCGCCACGGGAGAGCGGGATTCCAGGTAGGCTTCCATCTCCAGCATCAGGGCTTCGATCTGAGGCAGCAATTCCAGGGCCTGCTCTTGCCAGTAGCCCCGCTGGTGGGCTTCCAGCAGCCGCTCGCTCATGTCCCGCAGCGCCCAGGGGTTGCGGGATCGCAGGAACTGCTGGACTTGGGGATCCAATAGGTAGGCGCGGGCCAGGCCGGCGTACATGAAATCCGGCACAGCATGGGTGGTGACGTCGTAGGCAAAGAGGTAGTCCAGGGTGGCGGCCATCTCGAAAGCGCCTTTGTAGCCGTGGCGCATCACGCCGGCAATCCACTTGGGGTTGATCACGCGGGCGCGATAGACGCGGTCAATTTCTTCGGCCAGGGTGCGGATCTTAGGGTTGTGGGGACGGGCGTGATCCCCGAAGTAAATCCGCGGGTTGCGGCCCTGGAGCGTTCGCACTGCCGCCACCATCCCCCCTTGAAACTGGTAGTAGTCATCGGAGTCCAGCAGGTCGTGCTCGCGGTTGTCTTGGTTGTGGAGCACAATTTGCAGGTGGGCCAATTGCCGCCGCAGGGCTTCGGGGGCCGGCTCTCCCTCGCCATCGGCCCGGTAGGCGTAGCTGCTCCAGTTGAGGTAGGCGCGGGCCAGATCCGCTTCTGTTTCCCAGTTTTGCGCCTCGATCAGCCCCTGTAGGCCGGCCCCGTAGGCCCCTGGCTTGGAACCGAAGATGCGCAGCCGCGCCCGCTCCGCCGCTGCTTGCGTTGGGATCCCTTGCTCCTGCCAGTACTGGGTATCGGCCAGCACGTGGGCCCGCAGGGGATTGTCGGCTTCTGGCTCCTCCAGGTCAGCCACGGCCTGCACGGCCCGGTCAAACAGGGCAATCAGATTGGGAAAGGCATCGCGAAAGAAGCCAGAAATGCGCAGGGTTACATCCACACGGGGGCGGCCCAAAACCGCTACAGGCAGGATCTCGATGTCCACCACCCGTCCTCCATCCCAGCGGGGTTTGACCCCCAAGAGCGCCAGGGCCTCGGCCCAATCGTCGCCGCCAGTTCTTAGAGTTGAAGTGCCCCAAACGGATAGGCCCAGGCGACGGGGATATTCCCCCTGCTCTTGCACGTAGCGCTCCACCAGCCGCTCGGCGGCCAGTGAGCCGACCTGCCAGGCGGTGGGGGTGGGGATGGCGCGAATATCCACCGAGTAAAAGTTGCGCCCCGTGGGCAACACGTCCACTCGGCCTCGGGTGGGGGCGCCGGAAGGGCCGCTGGGCACATAGCCGCCCCCTAGCCCATGCAGCAGGTTCTCCAGCTCCTGGGGGGTTTGCTGCAGGCGCGGCAGCAGATCCGTCTCGATCCAATACAGCACCTGCCTGGCTGCTGGCCCCGGCGGCGGATCGTAAGGGATCCCTTGCAGCCGCTGGGCAATCCACAGGCGGGCTTGTGCCTCCAGGGCGGCCACCCCGTCTCCGATGTGGCGAAAGTTCTCGCCCATAGACCTTGAGGTTTTCCCAGGCCGGCTGCCAGCGGCTAATTCTTCAGATAGACCGCCGCCCCTAGGCCGACCAACATTTCCTCAGGGGTAATTTTGCCATCTTGGTTGGTATCCAGGGCATCGAAAACGCGATCTGCCCCCATCCACTCCTCGCGGGTGATGAAGCCATCCCCATCCAGGTCGTAGAGGCGGAAGACATCCTGGGCGGCGTGGGTAATGGTTTCCTTGGCACCCTCCAGCTTCTGCAGCCGCTCGGTGAGCAGTTTTTCCAGCACCTCCAGCGCTTTGGAGAAGCCCTGGATCCCTTCTTCCAGCTTTTCTGAGGCCATGCGGTTTTCCCGGTGCATCTGGTCGAAGGTAGCTCGATCCATCACCAGGCGCGGGATGTCCATTTTCTTGGCTTTTTCCGGATCCAGTTTGCGCTCCAGGTAACCCTCGGTGTTTTGCAGCTCCGCCAGCAAGGCGGGCGAGATGGTCAGGAGATCACAGCCGGCCAACTCGATGATCTCCCCGATGTTGCGGAAGCTGGCCCCCATCACTTCCGTCGGAAAATCGTATTTGCGGAAGTAGTTGTAAATCTGGGTCACCGACTGCACCCCCGGATCTTCGGCAGGAGGGTAGCTCTCCCGGCCCGTGTGTTTCTTGTACCAATCCAAGATGCGGCCCACAAAGGGCGAGATCAGCTTCACCCCCGCTTCGGCGCAGGCGATGGCCTGGTGCAAGCCAAACAACAGGGTGAGGTTGCAATGGATCCCTTCTTTTTCCAGGATCTCGGCAGCTCGGATCCCTTCCCAAGTCGAGGCAATTTTAATCAGCACCCGCTTGGGATCCGCTCCTGCCGCCTTGTAGAGCTCGATCAAATGGCGGGCTTTGGCAACTGTGGCTTCTGTGTCGTAAGAGAGGCGGGCATCCACCTCCGTCGAGACCCGGCCAGGAATGATGGACAAAATGCGCACGCCAAAGGCCACGGCCAGTTGATCGATGGCGTGGGCCACCACGGTTTTGATGTCGGCTTTGGATCCCAGTTCTTGGCGGGCCTTGAGCAAGGTTTCATCGACAATGCCCTGGTACTGGGGCATTTGGGCAGCCGCTGTGATCAAAGAGGGATTGGTGGTGGCATCCTGCGGCTTAAAGCTCTCGATGGCGTTGATATCCCCCGTATCGGCGACCACGACAGTCATCTGTCGCAATTGCTCCAGCAAGCTCTTGCTCATGTTCGGCTCCTTGAGATTGCGCTACGCGCCGCTTCTGCGACCTAGTTTCAGTGTTACCCATCCCATTCAGGGATCCCGGTAGACATGAGATTGTCTTAATTCTCTTCTCTGGCCGGGTTCACCCCCACGGGTGTGGGGACAACTGGGCATACTCGTTTCAAACAAGATGAAGACCCTTCGCCGCTGACCCTCACCCCTTGTGGGCGAGGGGAGCTGGGGATCAACCAACCAGCTGTTCCACAGCCGTTTGCAATGACCAGGCAAAGCAAGGGGGAAACCCCAGAGGCTGCCTAGCCCGCCTGGCTGCGCAACTGCCGCAAGAGCCGCTCAAACTCCTCCGGCAGGGGAGCGGTAAACTGCAGCGGCTGGCCTGTGCGCGGCTGAACAAAGGAGAGCTTCCAGGCATGGAGAGCTTGGCCGCCCAGCTTAACAGGGCTGGTTTTGCTCTGGGTGTAGAGGGGATCCCCGACAATCGGCAGGCGCAAATGGGCAGCATGAACCCGAATTTGATGGGTGCGCCCCGTCTCCAGCTCAAACTGCATCAGGGTGTAGTTGCCCAGCCGCTCCAACACTTGCCAGTGGGTTACCGCCACTCGCCCTTGGCCAGGGGTCAGGACGGCCATCTTTTGCCGATCCACCGGGTGCCTCCCAATGGGGGCAGAGACGGTGCCCTGACTTTGAGCCGGACGACCGAACACCACCCCCAAATAGAGGCGCCGGGCAGTTTTGGCTTGAATTTGGGCTTGCAGATGCTGGTGGGCTTGATCGTGTTTGGCGATCACCAGCGCGCCGGTGGTGTCTTTGTCGAGGCGATGCACAATGCCCGGACGCTGTTCGCCGTTGATGCCCGACAGGCGGGGACAATGGGCCAGCAGCGCGTGAACCAGTGTGCCGCTGGCGTGGCCGGGGGCGGGGTGCACCACCAAACCGCGGGGCTTGTTGATCACAAGCAAATCGTCATCTTCGTAAAGAATGTCCAAGGGGATCGGCTCCGGCTGCAGGGCAGTCGGGGTGGCTGGCGGGATCCGCACCTCGACTTCATCCCCAGCTTGCAGGGGGCGATCCTTATCCCGGCAGGGCTGCCCATTGAGCCAAACCTGGCCCTGGCGGATAAGCTGCTGCAGGCGCGACCGCGACAGCTCCGGCAGTTGCTCTGCCAATCCTCGATCCAGCCGCAAGCCCTGCTGTTTTTCCGTCACCCTGATCTGGCGAATGTCTGCTGCAGCCTCCTTGTGGCCCTCCATGCCGTTGTTGCCCAAATTGCCTTCTTTGACCATTGTGGCAGCCCGGCTACTTTTGCACTGAGTAAAAAAGGTCGAAGATTTGCAGCAACTTCCGCAGGCAGGTGGTGGGGGGATCTGCCTTGTCTCATCGCCTTCTAAGCCTTCTTGGGGGGATCCCTGGGCAATTTTAAGGGGCAGAAAATCCTGACTAGAGTGAGGCTATGGCCCACCAAGAATGAGTTGGGCCGAGTGTTGGCATAGGAGAGCCGGGAGCGATCCCAAGCCGACAACACAGCACACCCCAGCAATTGGCGTTGGCTCAATGGATCGCTCAATGGATCTAAGAAGGAGGTAAGGCATGTCGGATGGAGCAACCAGGGGATCCCAGCTTCAGCAACCCTCTCAACCCCAGCTTGGCTCAGAGCCGCCTTTGGTCTTGCCCCTGACGGAGGTGGGGCTGCGGGACGTTGCCCAGGTGGGCGGGAAAAACGCCTCCTTGGGAGAAATGCTGCAGCAGCTCACCTCAAAGGGGATCCAGGTGCCGACAGGATTTGCCACCACCGCCCATGCGTATCGCCAGTTCATCGCCTCTGCGGGCCTAGAGGAGAAGTTGCAGGAGATTTTCAAAGACTTAGACATTGAGAATGTCCAAAATTTGCGCGAGCGGGGCAAGGCTGCCCGCACCTTGATCTTGCAAACTCCCTTCCCCCCTCAGCTAGAGCAGGCCATCGCCGAAGCCTACCAAAAGCTGTGCGAGCGCTACGGCCCCGACACCGATGTGGCGGTGCGCTCCAGTGCCACGGCAGAAGACTTGCCGGATGCCAGCTTTGCCGGCCAGCAGGAGACCTACCTGAACGTGCGTGGAGTGCGGGCGGTGCTCAACGCCTGCCACCACTGTTTTGCCAGCCTGTTTACCGACCGGGCCATTTCCTACCGCCAAATCAAGGGCTTTGACCATTTTCAAGTAGCCCTCTCGGTGGGGGTGCAGAAGATGGTGCGCTCGGATCTGGCTTGCTCGGGGGTGATGTTCTCCATCGACCCAGAAACCGGCTTTAAAGATGCGGTGCTGATCACCGCCGCCTACGGCCTGGGGGAAAACGTGGTGCAAGGGATCGTCAACCCCGATGAGTACGTGGTCTTCAAACCCACCCTCAAGCAGGGACTGCGCCCCATCCTCTCCCGCAAGCTGGGCAGCAAGGCCCTGAAGCTGGTCTACGACGAGGGGGGATCCCGTTCCACCAAAAACGTGGCTGTCCCCGAAAGCCTGCGCAAGCAATATGCCCTCAGGGATGAGGAAATCCTCAAATTGGCCCAGTGGGCCTGCTTGATCGAGGAGCACTACTCGGCACAGCGGGGCCGCTTCACCCCCATGGACATCGAGTGGGCCAAAGATGGGATCACCGGCGAGCTGTTTATCGTCCAGGCCCGCCCCGAAACAGTGCAGTCGCAAAAAGGGGCCAACCAGCTGACCACCTATCGCTTCACCCAGCCTGGGGCGCAGCCCGAGCCTCTGGTGCGGGGACGGGCCGTAGGCGAGGCCATTGGCCAGGGCACAGCCCGCGTCATTTTGGATGTGCGCCGCTCGGATCAGTTTCAGGCCGGCGAGGTGCTGGTGACCGAGAAGACGGATCCCGACTGGGAGCCCATCATGAAGAAAGCCAGCGCCATCGTCACCAACCAGGGGGGCAGAACTTGCCATGCGGCCATCATCGCCCGCGAGCTGGGGATCCCGGCCATTGTTGGCTGCGGCAACGCCACGCAGGTGCTCCGTTCCGGCGATCCCATCACCGTCTCCTGCGCTGAAGGGGAAGAAGGGCGGGTCTACCCGGGCCTGTTGCCCTATGAGGTGACGGAGATCCCGCTGGAGGAGCTGCCCCGTCCCCGCACCCAGCTGATGATGAATGTGGGCAACCCAGAAAAAGCCTTCGGCCTCAGCGGGATCCCTTGCGATGGCGTGGGGCTGGCGCGGCTAGAGTTCATCATTGCCAACCACATTCAGGTCCACCCGCTGGCTTTGCTCAACTATGAGCAGGCGGTGAAAGAGGAGCCGCGCCTGGCAGAGCTCACCGCCCAGTATGCCGACAAGCCGGAGTACTTTGTGGACAAGCTGGCCCAGGGGGTGGCCACCATTGCTGCCGCCTTTTACCCCAAGCCGGTGATCGTGCGGCTGTCGGATTTCAAGAGCAACGAGTATGCCCACCTGTTGGGGGGATCCCGCTACGAACCCCACGAGGAAAACCCCATGATTGGCTGGCGGGGGGCCTCCCGCTACACGGATCCCCGCTACCGTGAGGGCTTTGCCTTGGAGTGTCGGGCCATGAAACGGGTGCGGGATGAGATGGGCCTGACCAACGTCATCTTGATGATCCCCTTCTGCCGCACGCCGGAAGAGGGGCACAAGGTGCTGGAGGAGATGGCCCGCCATGGCCTGGTGCGGGGAGAAAACGGCCTGCAGGTGTACGTGATGTGCGAATTGCCCAGCAATGTTATCCTGGCCGACGAGTTCTGCCAGATCTTCGACGGCTTCTCCATCGGCTCCAACGACCTCACCCAGCTCACTCTGGGCCTGGATCGCGACTCAGCCCTGGTGGCCCACCTTTTTGACGAGCGCCACGAGGCCGTCAGGCGGATGATCGCCCAGGTAATCCAGACGGTGAAAAGCCATGGCCGCAAGATCGGCATCTGCGGGCAGGCCCCCAGCGACTACCCCGACTTCGCCCGCTTCCTGGTGCAAGCAGGGATCGATTCCATCAGCCTCAACCCCGATTCCCTGTTGAAAACCCTGCTGGTGGTGGCCGAAGCAGAAGCGGCTGGCGCCCGGTGAGCCCAAAGCCGGCCCAGGGACGTGCGCGGGGATCCCGTCTCCTGGGTTACAATCTCTTCTGCTGTGTTCCCATCCCCATCGATGATCCACGAACTCTCCATGCCGGCCCTCAGCTCCACCATGGAAACGGGCAAGATCGTCACCTGGCTGAAAAACCCCGGCGACCGCGTGGAGAAAGGAGAAAACATCCTGGTGGTGGAGTCCGACAAAGCGGACATGGACGTGGAGTCCTTCCACAGCGGCATCCTGGCCAGTATCCTGGTGCCGGCAGGGGAATCAGCCCCGGTGGGCGCCCCCATTGCCCTGATTGCCGAAAGCGAAGCGGAAGTGGCCCAAGCTCAGGAAAAAGCCAAAGCCCTCGCTGCTGGCGTTACCCCTGCGGCTCCACCTAGCGCAGACCGCGCCTCTGCAGCTCAGCCGACAAGTCCTGCCCCTGCGGCAACCCCCACCTCTACACTGCCAAATGGATCGGATGGCGCCGGATCCCAGCGGATCGTGGCTTCCCCGCGGGCGAAAAAATTGGCGGAAAGCCTGGGGATCGATCTGCGCACCGTGCGCGGCTCCGGCCCCAACGGTCGCATCATAGCCGAAGACGTGGAGCGAGCTGCGGCCCTTTCCGCTCCTGCAGTGGCTGCCCCCTCTGCTCCAGCCCCCGCGCCTCCAACTCCTGTAGCTGTCCCCTTGGGAGAAACGGTTCCCCTCAGCACTTTACAAGCGGCGGTGGTGCGCAACATGAACGCCAGCCTTGGCGTGCCGGTGTTCCACGTGGGCTACACCATCACCACCGATAGCCTGGATCACCTCTACCAACAGGTAAAGCCTAAGGGGGTGACCCTGACGGCCCTCTTGGTCAAAGCCGTGGCCATGACCCTGGAGAAGCATCCCCTTTTGAATGCCAGCTACACAGAAGGCGGGATCCATTACAAATCGGATATCAACATCGCCGTGGCCGTGGCCATGGAGGATGGCGGGCTGATCACCCCTGTCCTAAAGCAAGCCAACCGGCTCGATCTGTACGAGATCTCCCGCCGCTGGAAGGATCTGGTGGAGCGGGCGCGGCGCAAGCAACTGCAGCCGGAAGAGTACAATAGCGGCACCTTCACCCTCTCCAACCTGGGCATGTTCGGGGTGGATCGCTTCGATGCCATTTTGCCCCCCAACCAGGGATCCATTTTGGCCATCGGCGCTTCTCGCCCCACGGTGGTGGCGACGCCGGAAAAAGCCATTGCCATCCGTTCCCAAATGCAGGTGAACCTCACCTGTGATCACCGTGTCATCTACGGCGCCCATGCAGCGGCTTTCCTGCAGGATCTGGCGCAGCTCATAGAGCACAAGGTGGGATCCCTGACGTTGTAGCCGCCCTGAAACCCGGCCTTGAGCCAATCTCAGAGTAGGGTTCTTCTCTCGCGCAACCCACAAGGTCGGGCAGCCGGCGAGGCCCCAGCGCTCAGGAGCTCCTCCTGGGAAAGCGCTGCATCAACTCTTGCACAGCCTCGGCATGGTAGGAGCTGCGGGTTAGGGGCGAAGACACCACCTGCAAAAAGCCCAGTTCCTCTCCCACCCGTCGCCAATGGTCGAACTCTTCGGGGGGAACGTAGCGCTCCACCGGCAGGTGTTTGGGGCTGGGCGCCAGGTATTGGCCGAGCGTGAGGATGTCACACCCTGCCCGGCGCAGATCCCGCATCACCTGCAAGATCTCCTCGGCAGTTTCTCCCAGGCCCAACATCACCCCCGACTTGGTGTACAGGCCAGGATCCCATTGCCGTGCCAACTCCAACAGTTTGAGGGAGCGCTCGTAATTCCCCTGCGGGCGTACACGGCGATAGAGGCGGGGCACCGTTTCGGTATTGTGGTTGAGCACCGTCGGTCGGGCGGCCAAGATCTGCTGCAGCGCCTGCCAGTTACCACATAGGTCTGGGATCAAGACCTCGATGGTGGTCTGGGGCATGCGGCGGCGGATTTCCGCAATGCAGGCCACAAACTGGCTGGCTCCCCCATCGGGCAGGTCGTCCCGATTCACCGACGTAATCACCGCATGGCGCAATCCCAAGCGTTCCACTGCTTCTGCCACCCGCCGGGGTTCAGTGGCATCCAGGGGCAGAGGGCGTTTGGTGAAGTCGATATCGCAGTAGGGGCAGGCGCGGGTACAGGCCGGGCCCATGATCAAAAAGGTGGCGGTGCCGTTGGCAAAACACTCCCCCAGGTTGGGACAGGAAGCCTCTTCGCAAACCGTGTTCAGGCCCAAGTCCCGCAGCAGTTGTTTGACGGATCCCACCCGTTGAGGGGCCTTGGCCCGCAGCCAGGAGGGTTTGCTACCAGAAGAAACAACGGTCAAAGAAGTGCTCCAACACAAAACAGCAGCGACGGTATCACTCAGCTTAGCCTGCCATTTGGCCCCGTTGGAATTTGGACAAAGCCAATTTCCCGGCCCAATTGATCCCTAGCGCCTCGGAAGCAAGACCCAAAACACGGCATACTGGAAAGCAAATGTCGAGCGATAGGGATCCCACATGGTTGTTGCTGCTCCTCCCTCTCTGGAACAACTTGCCATCAATACGATTCGCTTTTTGGCGGTGGATGCTGTTCAGAAGGCCAACTCCGGCCACCCTGGCCTGCCGATGGGAGCAGCACCCATGGCCTATGTGTTGTGGCAGCAGTTCATGAAGTTCAACCCCCGCAACCCCAAGTGGGTGGATCGGGATCGCTTTGTGCTCTCGGCGGGGCATGGCTGCATGCTGCAGTACGCGCTGCTGCACCTAACCGGCTTCGATGTAAGCCTGGAGGACATTAAGCAGTTCCGCCAGTGGGGCTCCAAAACCCCCGGCCACCCGGAAAACTTTGAAACTCCGGGGGTGGAGGTGACCACCGGCCCGCTGGGGCAAGGGGTGGGCAATGCGGTAGGGTTGGCCATTGCCGAGGCCCATCTGGCCGCCCGCTTCAACAAGCCCGGCCACACCATTGTGGATCACTACACTTACGTGATCTTGGGCGATGGCTGCAACATGGAAGGGGTGGCTTCTGAAGCAGCTTCTCTGGCCGGCCACCTGCAACTGGGCAAGCTGATCATGCTTTACGACAGCAACCACATCTCCATCGACGGCAGAACGGAAATCGCCTTTACGGAAGATGTGGGCAAACGCTATGAAGCCTACGGCTGGCACGTGCAAAAGGTAGACGACGGCAACCACGACCTGAAGGGGATCGCCGAGGCCATCCAGAGAGCCAAGGAAGTCACCAACAAGCCGTCCTTGATTATTGTCGAGACCACCATCGGCTACGGATCCCCCAACAAGGCCGGCAGCGAGAGCGTCCATGGGGCACCCCTGGGGCCGGAAGAGGTGAAGCTCACCAAACAAAACCTGGGCTGGCCGCTGGAGCCGGAGTTTTACATTCCCGACGAGGTGCTGGCCCACTTCCGCCAGGCCATCGAAAAAGGGGCCAAGGCCGAGGCCGAGTGGAACGAGCGCTTCGCCGCCTACGAGAAGGCTTACCCCGAAGAGGCCGCCGAGTTCAAGCGCATCATGGCCGGGGAGCTGCCGGTGGGCTGGAAAGAAGCGCTGGCCCCCATTGCCGAAACCGGCAGAGAATCCACCCGCAACCTCTCCAAGTTTTGTCTGAATGCCTTGGCCAAAGCGGTGCCGGAACTGCTGGGGGGATCCGCAGATCTCGCCCACTCCAACATGACTTATCTAAAGGGGATCCCAGAGTTTCAGGCCGGCTCTTACGAGGGGCGTAACTTCCGCTTTGGGGTGCGGGAACACGGCATGGGAGCCATTGCCAACGGCATGGCGCTTCATGGAGGTCTCATCCCTTACGACGCCACCTTTTTGATCTTCACAGACTACATGCGGCCTGCCATCCGCCTATCGGCCCTCTCGCAAGTGCGGGTGCTGCACGTCATGACCCACGACTCCGTCGCCTTGGGAGAAGATGGCCCCACCCACCAGCCGGTGGAAACTTTGGCCTCCCTGCGGGCCATTCCCAATCTCTATGTGCTGCGCCCGGCAGATGCCCGCGAAACGGTGGGATCCTACCAGGTGGCCCTAGAAGCCAAGACCACCCCTTCTGTGCTGGTGTTCACCCGGCAGGCGGTCAACCCGGTGGAGGGCACCTCTGTTGAAGGCGTAGCCAAAGGGGCCTATGTGGTGGTGGATGCCCCCAACCCAGAGCTGATCTTGATCGCCACCGGCTCTGAACTGGAGCTGGCAGTGAAAGCTGCAGCCCAACTGAAGCAGGAAGGCCGGGCCGTGCGGGTGGTCTCTATGCCCTGTATGGAGCTGTTTGAGGCCCAGCCCCAGAGCTACCGCGATTCCGTTCTGCCCCCCAACGTCACCAAGCGCGTCTCCGTCGAGGCAGGCTGCACCTTCGGCTGGCACAAGTACCTGGGGTTTGAGGGGGTGGCCATTGGCATCGATCGCTTTGGCGCCTCTGCCCCCGGCCCGGTGTGCATGGAGAAGTTCGGCTTCACGGTGGAAAACGTGGTCAACACTGCCCGCCGGCTGCTGGGCTGAGGGCACTTTACCCCTTCCTCGGCGCTTTCAAGGGGCTCAGCAGGGATCCCTTCTCTGCTGGGCTTTTTTCCCTGTTGAGCCTGCTGCCCAGCGGCGTGACCCGGACAGGCGTAGCGAACCTCGCATCAACCAATCAGCAGGACTTCCAAAGCATCCGGATCTGCTTCTTTCTGTAGGGCAGCCATGGCGGAGAACGCAGTCGAGGGCGGCTTCCTGCCCCGCAGACAACACCTTTGCCTTGAGGACATCTTCAACCATGGCGGGGATGATCCTTGAAGGCAAGTTGGAAGTCGAGCAGGCTGCCACCATCGCCTTGAAATCGCCTTGAAGAAGAAACTTTGGCTTCCGCCGCCGTGCTGAGGTGCTTGTGCCGGCTGCAGACACAAACAGCTTTGCCTACTGTTTGCCTACTGTAGGAACCCCGCCAGTAAAATCACCGCGGCTCCCACGGCAGCCAAAATCGTCAGCGCCCGGCCCGCGTCGGCACTGCCCTTCCACGAGAAGTTTTTCTCCGACTTTTTCGGTTCTGCTGGCATGGCCATGCCTCCCTTTGCATTGCCAACTCTAACTTAACTTCCCCCCCACGGGATCTTAGCTGGTTGGGGCATACCCTGGAAAAAACAGCAGCCATCTGGCCCGGCCAGCCGTTTTTGGGAACAATACAAGCAGGCAAGGGATCCAACTCCCACCAGT
Proteins encoded in this region:
- the tkt gene encoding transketolase, producing the protein MVVAAPPSLEQLAINTIRFLAVDAVQKANSGHPGLPMGAAPMAYVLWQQFMKFNPRNPKWVDRDRFVLSAGHGCMLQYALLHLTGFDVSLEDIKQFRQWGSKTPGHPENFETPGVEVTTGPLGQGVGNAVGLAIAEAHLAARFNKPGHTIVDHYTYVILGDGCNMEGVASEAASLAGHLQLGKLIMLYDSNHISIDGRTEIAFTEDVGKRYEAYGWHVQKVDDGNHDLKGIAEAIQRAKEVTNKPSLIIVETTIGYGSPNKAGSESVHGAPLGPEEVKLTKQNLGWPLEPEFYIPDEVLAHFRQAIEKGAKAEAEWNERFAAYEKAYPEEAAEFKRIMAGELPVGWKEALAPIAETGRESTRNLSKFCLNALAKAVPELLGGSADLAHSNMTYLKGIPEFQAGSYEGRNFRFGVREHGMGAIANGMALHGGLIPYDATFLIFTDYMRPAIRLSALSQVRVLHVMTHDSVALGEDGPTHQPVETLASLRAIPNLYVLRPADARETVGSYQVALEAKTTPSVLVFTRQAVNPVEGTSVEGVAKGAYVVVDAPNPELILIATGSELELAVKAAAQLKQEGRAVRVVSMPCMELFEAQPQSYRDSVLPPNVTKRVSVEAGCTFGWHKYLGFEGVAIGIDRFGASAPGPVCMEKFGFTVENVVNTARRLLG